The sequence below is a genomic window from Homalodisca vitripennis isolate AUS2020 unplaced genomic scaffold, UT_GWSS_2.1 ScUCBcl_1901;HRSCAF=6101, whole genome shotgun sequence.
GTCCCTCTTCAAGCTGTtcaggaaatttatttttatctttaagttAACTGACTAGGTGGGACTTCTTGTTTCAGAAATATGAGAAAGATGACTACCGTCTAGCCAGATATGTGGAGAGAAAGAAGCACGTGAATACAAACTTTGCCATTGACCTGATTGCTGCAGTGCCACCCAAACCAGAAAAGGCACGAATTGTCTGGTGCGATGGAGGTGGCGGTCCTCTGGGACATCCCAAAGTTTACATCAATCTGGTGAGTTGGTCAATGCTGTAGAGTAGGTAATATAACAGTAGGTTTGCCTATAAAATTACAGACAAAGTAAATTTGAAGTGATAGTCTGggtaaaaaatttagaataatgaaGCATCAACAATAATTGGCTGAGCTCTAGTGAATCTTATTACTCGAGGCTGggacaaaatttcatttttgtcttttgtaccttgaaaatgaaatgacctatagacttggaaattttgcatgaaacattgCAATCTCCGAGAAATTAACTATAATTGAAGATGATACCATCGAACAGACAACTGTAAAAGGGCAAGGTCAGATAACATCTAACTTCCAAGGTGTAAGGGTTAAAAttacgaaataataaataattaatggattaaaaatcttaaaaactttacatattatttattgctaCAAATTATACAGCTAAATAACAACTATATCTTTGTCAGTCAATGAGAGTCAAAATCATTTGTCGTTTTCCACTAAGTAGTCAGCCTTTTAAGCTGCATTTACTTTGGCAAGAAATTGCACAAGTTTTGTGTCCGAAAGTGAAAAATTGCTAATCTAAATGGGTGCAAGAGTTCTCTTGTGCGCTTCCGCAACCAATGTCGGACAGTTGCAGAAGAGAATTGGGGAGCAGTGTCAGACAGTAAAACTGTCTGGTGTAAACAGATCTGTACAGTGAGTGGTGTTGTGACTCCACATTGCCGAGACTATCATGTGTGAACAGAGTTTGTATTGACTGTTGCAAGTAGTTGTGCAAGTTTGTACACAACTTTTTGCCACTGTAAACACAGTCTAACTTTATTGGTTAGTTTAACTTTAGTCTACTATATGTGTTTAATAGCTAATTTTAAATACGTCACGCTAAAGAAATATGAGCTGTAAAAAGTTTTATCATGTAATTTTAACTTCGGATGGTAAATTTTGTTTAagggaatttttatataaattctacaAAAACCAAGGTTACATGTTTATACAATCTGAACAGGCTCTTGATTCCTGAACTATTAATTTTGTCCCTATGCTTGACTCTACACATCCTCTTGTAGAATAATGTATCtcttttattgattatttcaatacacaatatGAGTAGCTTCATAAAGTGTCCATTcacatgtattttttttgtaaaccaaTTTACTTAAACGAAAGAATGGATGCCACAACCAttctttgtttttcaaatgtCTTTTGATTAGAAAAACATGTTCGATTATTGAATTAGATATATGAGATAAGGGATAATACAATGGGGTTATTATAACATATTCAGTAGGAACTACAAAGTGGCTTTTCTTTGTATAcagattttggaaaaattttaatttaactatctaCAAAgctttaaagttaattaattcaTCTCTCATCTGTTCACAGGATAAACCCGGAGATCACACATGCGGGTACTGCGGTCTGCGATTCTTCAAAGAAGATGGCCATGGCCATGGCcactaaacaaaacattaaaacaattgtaGTGTGAATTACTGCTGTAAGAAAAgttaactttttgtaaatattgagttaataaaagttaaattgtttatttaatcactGTAGTAAAATGTGTTCCCAAGAAAATGCTATAGTTGATGAATAGTTAACTACCAACCTAAACAGTCTAGGTTTATATAGGTACTTTCTATTTCCAATTAAAACTGATCCAACAACGTCCTTTACAGTCACTACATGATGTTGGTAGTAGTAAACTAGCTTTCAAAACCTTAGATTCCAAGTTTACTTAAATATGAATCAAGTTTTAAAgacattttcatgaaataaaatactcCACAAGCATGCTAGGgaaaaacatatctaaaaaagtaatcaaacgttaattaattaatatttccagATTTGTTGAACATTTGTGATATAAGCAAccaaataaatactattaataaaggTTCACAAGAAACACAAAGAAAGAATGTTTTCTTCAGATAATGTGTGAGCAACACATTTAGCAGCACTAGTTCATTGTTCAGTGCGAGCAACACACATAGCAGCATTAGTTCAGTAGTTGCCTTGGTAGAATGCCTTCCAATAGATCTTTGTCCTAAACTGACCTCTTTGTAACAAAAATGAAcccttattaatataatatacatgaatCAACGCAATCAGTTCATTTGTGTTAACAACTGATAATATATGGAGGGGCAGATTTTCTTGGACACTTGATATTCAAATTTCCTGTCGGTACCAACaccaaaacaattttcaaaattccatCTTTCATAGAATTTTGTACTCTAATTTGCTTTTtagaaatgtttgataaaaacagTGGTACCTACTTGAGTTCTCTTCAATACAGCCATAGTTATACTCACAATATGTTTAGTTTCACCAATGGCACTGCAGTTCAGAAGTAGCTCTGCTGTAGGTTTGGTTGTTCAAGCTGGGAGCATGTTCCTCCATGTAAATTGAACTATCTACTTAACACCTTAGCTGCTGCGTCAGG
It includes:
- the LOC124371745 gene encoding NADH dehydrogenase [ubiquinone] iron-sulfur protein 6, mitochondrial-like; its protein translation is MALNLFSRSLKINSAALKPLCVIRNKSTDQSWIPDDPVTHTGQKYEKDDYRLARYVERKKHVNTNFAIDLIAAVPPKPEKARIVWCDGGGGPLGHPKVYINLDKPGDHTCGYCGLRFFKEDGHGHGH